GCGTCGTCTTCGGGAACAGGATAGCTCGCCGGCGCAATAGCCCGCGCTTGCAATTAACCCGCGTCTGCAATTATTGTCGACGCTCGTAAGGTTCGCCTGCAACGAAAGCCTGCTCGCAGCGGGCCGCGCCCCCTTCCCTTCCTCCCCACCGCTCGAAGGACACCCCCGTCATGCCTCTCGCTCTGCTGGCGCTCGCGATCGGCGCCTTCGGTATCGGCACCACCGAATTCGTGATCACGGGCCTGCTGCCCGACATCGCCGCGGACTTCGGCGTCTCCATCCCCATGGCCGGCTACCTGACCACCGGATACGCCCTCGGCGTCGTCGTCGGGGCGCCGCTGCTGGCCATCGTCGGCAGGCGCGTCTCGCGCAAGCGGATGCTGATGGTCCTGATGGGGCTGTTCATCGCGGGCAATCTGCTCTCCGCCGTCGCCCCCGTCTTCGGGCTGATGCTGGCCGGCCGGATCGTCGCCTCGCTCGCCCACGGAGCGTTCTTCGGCATCGGTTCGATCGTGGCCGCCGGGCTCGTCGCCCCGGAGAAGAAGGCCGGCGCGATCGCGATGATGTTCACCGGTCTGACCGCCGCCACGGTCGTGGGTGTGCCCATGTCCACGCTGATCGGCCAGCACGCGGGCTGGCGCGTCACCTTCTTCGTCATCGCCGGCCTCGGCGTCCTGGGCCTGGCCGGTGTCGCCGCGCTCGTCCCGCAGCAGCCGAAGCCCGAAGCGGGCCGCATCGGCGGCGAGTTGGCCGCGTTCCGCAACCCGCAGGTGCTGCTCGCGATGGCCATGACCGTCCTCGGCTTCGGCGGCGTCTTCACCATGAGCACCTACGTCACGCCGATGATGACCGAGGTCGCCGGCTACGCGCCCGGTTCCGTCACCTGGCTGCTCGTCCTCTTCGGCGTGGGCATGCTGATCGGCAACCTCGTCGGCGGGCGGTACGCGGACCGGGCGCTGATGCCCCTGCTGTACGTGACGCTGAGCGCGCTCGCCATCGTCCTCGCCCTGCTGCCGCTGGCCGCGCACAACAAGATCGCGGCCGCCGTGGCCATCCCGCTGATCGGCGCCTTCGGCTTCGCCTCCGTACCGCCGCTCCAGAAGCGCGTCCTGGACCACACCGCCGACGCCCCGACCCTGGCCTCCGCCGTCAACATCGGCGCGTTCAACCTCGGCAACGCGATCGCGGCCTGGCTCGGCGGCCTCGTCATCTCCGCCGGCTTCGGCTACACCGCGCCCAACTGGGTCGGCGCACTGATGGCCGCCTCCGCGCTGGTCCTGGCCCTCATGTCGGCCT
The window above is part of the Streptomyces syringium genome. Proteins encoded here:
- a CDS encoding MFS transporter, which translates into the protein MPLALLALAIGAFGIGTTEFVITGLLPDIAADFGVSIPMAGYLTTGYALGVVVGAPLLAIVGRRVSRKRMLMVLMGLFIAGNLLSAVAPVFGLMLAGRIVASLAHGAFFGIGSIVAAGLVAPEKKAGAIAMMFTGLTAATVVGVPMSTLIGQHAGWRVTFFVIAGLGVLGLAGVAALVPQQPKPEAGRIGGELAAFRNPQVLLAMAMTVLGFGGVFTMSTYVTPMMTEVAGYAPGSVTWLLVLFGVGMLIGNLVGGRYADRALMPLLYVTLSALAIVLALLPLAAHNKIAAAVAIPLIGAFGFASVPPLQKRVLDHTADAPTLASAVNIGAFNLGNAIAAWLGGLVISAGFGYTAPNWVGALMAASALVLALMSASLERRTGARSGRIAAGATPLSAEREAVTAGH